The genomic interval CAAGCTCTTTGACCGTTGACACATCTAAATTGCGGTAATGAAAAAACCGCTCAAGCGTTGGCATTTGACGTGCCAAAAACCGTCTGTCTTGGCAAATCGAATTGCCACACATCGGTGAGCGTCCTGATTCGACATATTTACTCAAAAATGCAATGGTTTCGCTTTCTGCTTGAGCCATGGTCACGTTACTACGGCGAATACGGTCAATCAGTCCTGATTGCCCATGTTGGCGCGTGTTCCAATCATCCATGCTGTTGAGCACAATGTCAGGGGTATGGATGGCAAACACAGGACCTTCGGCTAGGATATTGAGTTCACTGTCAGTCACTATCGTCGCTATCTCGATGATGGTGTCATTAAGGGTATCTAGACCTGTCATCTCAAGGTCAATCCAAATCAGATGTTTTTTATCAACCGCCATACTGTTGCCTTTTCATACGCTTTAACAAATAATCCGCCATCTTAGCAGATTTTACAGGTAAAATATCGGTTTTGTTGGCGCTTGCTCATGCGTGCCCATGTAGCGATGTCTAAAAGTATTGCAAAATTTTATAAGGTGTTAGTATGGTAAAAAATCCCCTAGTGGCTGATGTAGTAGATAGCGTATGGCGTTAATCCGTAAACGTAAACTCACTGACCAGCAAACCCGTCGCATCCAAAAACAACAAAAATCCCAGCAAGTGCTGGACGATGCTCAGCTGATGGATGGCATTGTTGTCGCAAACTTCGGCAAGCAGCTTGAAGTCCAAGCCACTAGCCTACCGCAGACCCTGCCTGAAAAACCGATTGTCGCCGCTGACGAGCCAGAACCGTTTTGGCAACCCATCACCCTGCACAGTGTTTGGCGTTGTCACACCCGTACCAACTTGCCACTGATTGCCACTGGGGATAAAGTCCGCTTTGTCGCTGACCCAAATACAGGACTTGGGCGCATTGAAGCGATTTATGATAGACAAAGCATCATCAACCGCCCTGACCGTTACCACAAGCTCAAACCCATCGCCGCCAACGTCGATATTTTAGCGGTCGTATTTGCGCCGCTGCCGCTACCGTCTGCCCAGCTGATTGATCGGTATTTGGTGGCTTGCCATCACTCAGGCATCACGCCATTGCTGATTTTAAATAAAGCCGATTTGTTGGCAGATGACAGTCATAGTGAGGTGACAGAGCTACTGTCAGCCTATCAGCAGCTTGGCTATGCCACCTTGGTGACCCAATCTAATGGTGATTTAACTGAGCTAAAAAACACCGTTGCCGGCAAGAACGTGATTTTTGCCGGTCAATCAGGGGTTGGCAAAAGCAGCTTGGTCAACCAGTTATTGCCTGCCGCGGGACAATCAGTCAATGAAATTTCAACCATTTCACAGTTGGGTCAACATACTACCACCACCAGTCGATTTTTAGCGTTTGACCCGATGGCGCTCAGCAAAGGCGCCATTATTGATACACCCGGTATTCGCGAATATGGGCTTTGGCATTTGACCCCTGATGATATTTTGCAAGGCTTTATCGAGCTTGCGCCGCTTGCACCCTACTGCCGTTTTCGCGATTGCAAACATACCGAATCCACGCCCAATTGTGCGATGTGGCAGGCGGTGACAGAAGGGCAAGTGCTAGCAAGGCGGGTAGATAATCTGGTGCTACTGCAACAAGAAGCGGCCTCGAAGGATTTTTAAGCTTGCGATTTTAGACCAAATATTAGACTAAATAAAAGTTTCTTAAAATTGACAACTACCGTTATAATACAGTCAATTTTTTATGGGCAATCAAACGATAATTTTGACGAAATGCCCCTGTGGAGGATATCTTGGAACGTTGGTTTGAGTTTATGGGTCATCACCCATTTTTATTTGGCACCATGTTTGTGCTAATTGTGCTATTTTTTATGCTTGAGAACAAACGCGGCGGCAAAAAAATCAATCCAAATGCAGTGGGCTTGATGGTTAACAACCAAAATGCTCAGCTGATTGATATCCGCCCACGAAAAGATTTTGAAAAAGGCTATATCAAAGGCAGCCGCAATATCCCGTTTACTGAGCTTAAAAATCACGTTGACGCACTTCGCAGTGCTGACCATCCTATTATCATCGTTTGCCAAATGGGTATGACCGCGGGTACTGCAGTGGCAATGATTGGTAACGACAACGTTTATCGTCTCGATGGTGGTATTACCAATTGGCAAGCCGCAGGTTTACCTTTAGTGGTAGAAAAAACCGTGCCCGGCAAAACCAAATAAGGTTGGTTGGCTGCTGACAATTTGAAATTTAAATCGCCAAGCCCCATAACCATCATTAACGCTTTATTATCTCATCGGTATCTGATAATAAGCTTTTAACCCATTTTGAAAAATTCAGAAATAAGGAGATTGTTATGGCTATGGTGAAAATTTATACCACACCGACGTGCCCCTACTGTATGCAAGCTAAAATGTTATTAAAAAACAAAGGCCAAGCATTTGAAGAAGTTAACATGTACGATGTGACCGCAGAAGAACGTCAGGCATTGGCGCAAAAAACCAATAACTACCGCACAGTACCGCAAATTTTTATTGACGATAATTTCATTGGTGGTTATGATCAACTTGCTGGTCTTGAGCGTCAAGGCAAACTTGATGGTCTATTAGCGGATTAATCGTTAACAGATTAAAAAAATTTACTAGATAAATAACCCCCATTATAAATACAGTTGATAGTTTTTAGACTTTTTTTTAGAAAAAGTTAAAGCTGTCATATTGTTATAATTCCCGTAAAAACAGTTAATTGAGGACACTACCATGGCAGACGAACAAAACTTACCACAACTGGCGCTAGAGCGTATCTATGTTAAAGATATGTCATTAGAAGTACCGGGTGCAGATGTATTCACCCGTGAATGGCAACCAGAGCTTGATATCAACCTATCAAGTGCCGCTGAAAAATTGGATGACGACCACTACCAAGTGGTATTAACCGTTAATGTAACTGCTAATAATGGTGGTGAAACCGCTTTTATCGCAGAAGTACACCAAGCGGGTATCTTTATGTTGCAAAATATCTCTGAAGAACAATTGGGCGCAATTTTAGGTGCGTATTGTCCAAACGTATTGTTCCCTTATGCCCGTGAAGTGGTCAGTGACATTGTGACCCGTGGTAGTTTCCCACAATTGTTACTTGCGCCTGTCAATTTTGACCAAGCCTATCAACAAACGCTTGAGCAAGGTAACTAATTTTTTTTTAAAGTTAACTATTTTAAAGCTAACTAATTTTTAAGTGTCAAAAATTAAGAGCAGGCTAAGCCCTGCTCTTTTTTTATGTAAATTTAAGGTAAATCGTTAGGACTTGGTGCGCCATTTGGTGATGCTTTGGCTAAAGGCATGGGTGCTTTGCTGATAATCCTGCAGCGCTTGATAAAGTTGTGTCGCTCGTTCAAGGTGTGTGATAATCATGGGGTTTTCCAATCCCAACCAATTGGGCTTATATGGATTAAAGCATGAATGATTAAAACGATAAACCGCTTAATCAAATAAACGCTTAATCAAATAGACATAGGTAGCAAATGATGTTGAATCAAGCAGCGATGAGCAAAGTATCCAATCACCGCGTGGCGTGTGTCACAGGTGGCGCCAAACGAATTGGTCGGGCGCTTGTGCTGGCACTGCACCAAGCCAATTATAATATCATCATCCATTACCATACCAGTGAATCAGAAGCCATTGAACTTGTTGATTACTGTAATGCCATTCGCCCACAATCAGCAAAAAGCGTACAAGGGGATTTAGAGGATTTTGAAACGTTACCACAATTGACTTGGCGCATAATCAACAGTTTTGGTCGATTGGATTGTCTAGTTCATAATGCCTCACGCTTTTACCCGACGCCCTTTGGTCAAATCTCCCAGCAAGACTGGCAAAATTTATTTTTGACCAATGCACAAACCCCGTTATTTATCAGCCAGTATTTATACCCTTATCTAAAAAAATCGCAAGGCTGCATTATCAGCATTTTGGACATTCACGCCAATGGCAAGCCATTTGGGGGTTATACGGTCTATAACATGGCAAAAGCCGCGCACCAAATGATGGTGCAGTCGCTAGCAATCGAACTAGCGCCCGATATCCGCGTCAATGGCATTGCACCGGGTATTAACATTCTACCCATGGAAGGCACTGAGCAAGCGCTCACCGCTGAAACGATTGAAAAAATCTGCCATGCCGTACCGTTAAAAAGAATTGGCACACCGCAAGATATCGCGCAAGTGGCGGTATTTTTGGCAGCTGCCCCGTATATCACAGGGCAGATTATTGCAGTGGATGGCGGGCGTGGTTTGACTTTAGCTGGTAATGAAAGCAGGTAATGAAAACAGATAACCATAGCCGGCAGCCAGAGCAATTAAAGCACCCGACTATCCGCAACGCAGCAAACTTTTGAATCAAGCTTAATGATGTTTTTTGAGTAATTCCATTAATTCTGCTGGAATGTCATCCTCATTGCTGGCGCCATTTTGATTAGCGCTGTCATTGTTTTGGTCAAAGTTTTGTGACGTGGGTAGCTCGGTCAAAGCCTCTTGGGGTTGTCTTTCGCCTAGGGTCACATTGACGCTGCTTTGTGCTTTATTACGCATCACTTGTAGATTGACCACACTGTTGGGTGCTTTACGTGCGACCATTTGAATCAGTGTATTGGCATCATCGACAGGTTTATTATCCATTGCGGTGATGATATCGCCTTTTTGCAATCCCGCTTTGGCAGCAGGACCATCGGGCATCACGTTCATCACTTCAACGCCCTGGGTGTCATCACCTAGCTTGGTTGGGTCTTTCATCGAACTTTGTAATTCAATCCCAAGCCAGCCGCGGCGCACTTTACCATCTTTAATAATGCCATTCATCACAAGCTTAACAATCTCAGTAGGAATGGCAAATCCAATGCCCATTGAGCCGCCTGAGCGTGAAAAAATCGCGGTGTTGATACCAACAAGCTGACCATAAGCATCGACCAGCGCACCCCCTGAGTTACCGGGATTGATAGCGGCATCGGTTTGGATAAAATCTTCCACCGTGTTGATACCCAGTCCCGTGCGACCTGTTGCCGAGATAATGCCTTGGGTGACGGTTTGACCGACCCCAAACGGGTTGCCAATTGCCAACACCACATCGCCCACTTGGGTCGACTGTTCACGAAATCCTAAGGGTTTTAGCCCTGTCAAATCAACCTTAATCACCGCCAAATCACTTTCCACATCGTTGCCGATGACTTTTGCGGTTGCCTTCCGGCCATCATTGAGCATCACGATAATGTTATCGGCTTTGGAAATCACATGCGAGTTGGTGACGATATAGCCATCTTGCGAAATAATGACACCCGAGCCTAAATTGGTATTATCGCTTTCGCCATTGGGAATACCGTGATATTCAAAGTAGCGGCGCATCATCGGGTCATTCATATAGGGATGCTCCTCGATTTTTTGCGTGGTATAGATATTGACGACTGACTGGGCAGCGACTGCGACAGCATTGTGATAAGAGGCCACCGCAGCATTTGGATTGTCACCGAGTTTTTTGGTATCGACAGGCTCAGATTTGGGCGGCTGCCAACTGGGCTGACTGGCTACCATCGCTTGATTTTTTTGCCAAGGCAGCTGTGGCTTGGTTATCATCCACAAGCCCGCCAACAGCACTAGTAGTAACAAAATCCAGGGTAGTATTAGAGTAAATTTGCTAGGTTTACGATACGTAGGCGGCAAAACGGGTGGGGTTTCCAAAGGCTTGTCTGAACGGGGGTCTGTCATAGTCAACGTTTCTCAACGATAGGTCAGAAAATAGACGGGTTTGAGCGAAAAATACAGTTTAGTCTAACATTGATTATTTGGTGAGTTGAGCCGATTTTTTATTAGTTTTGTTTCAAAAGATATCTTCGATATTACTGGCTTCAATGCGGGTTGCATTATCATAAAAAAACCGCAGTCATTATGGTGACTGCGGTTTTGAAAGCTATCGCTATATTAACGCTGTATTGGTATTTTTAAACGTCTTTACGGCGCATATGGGGAAACAAAATCACATCTCGAATACTCGGTGCATTGGTAAATAACATCACTAAACGGTCAATACCGATGCCCTCGCCTGCAGTGGGTGGCAAGCCATAGGACAATGCTTCGATAAACTCTGCATCATAATGCATCGCTTCGTCATCGCCTGCGTCTTTCTCAGCCACTTGTTGTTTAAAACGCTCGGCTTGGTCGATTGGGTCATTGAGCTCGCTAAAGCCGTTGGCAATCTCACGCCCGCCGATAAACAGTTCAAAACGGTCAGTAATCTCGCTATTGTCATCGTTACGGCGTGCTAGCGGTGAGGTTTCGGCAGGATATTCTGTGATGAAGGTTGGTTGACGCAGTTTAGTTTCTGCGGTTTCTTCAAAGATGATGGTTTGCAGTTTGCCAATCCCAAAGATGTCTTTAACGTCTTGTTTGAGTACGTTTTTGGCATAATCCGCTAGATAATCACGGTCTGCGATTTTGCTCATGTCAAAATTATCCGCGTATTTTTCAATCGCTTTGGTCATTGGCAAGCGTTCAAAAGGTGCTTTAAAACTAATTGCTTCACCTTGATAATCAATCTCCGTGGTACCTAAAATATCGTTTGCCAGTTTTTCAAACATATTTTCAGTCAGTTTCATCAAATCTTCATAATCGGCATAGGCTTGATAAAACTCAATCATGGTAAATTCTGGGTTGTGACGCGCCGATACTCCTTCGTTACGAAAATTACGGTTAATTTCAAACACACGCTCAAAACCACCGACGACTAGACGTTTTAAGTACAGCTCTGGCGCAATGCGTAAAAAAAGCGGCATATCAAGCGCATTATGATGGGTGACAAATGGACGAGCCACAGCGCCCCCTGGAATGACGTGCATCATCGGGGTTTCAACTTCCATGTAACGCTCATTTAGCATATACTCACGAATACCAGCAATGACTTTACTACGGATAATAAAGGCGTTACGGCTGTCTTCATTGGTCATTAGGTCAAGATGACGGCTACGATAGCGAGCCTCAGTGTCGCTTAACCCATGAAATTTGTCTGGTAATGGGCGTAATGATTTGGTCAATAACTGAACTTCGGTGGCGTGCACAGATAATTCACCGGTGTTGGTACGAAATACATAACCTGTCACACCAATAATGTCACCGATATCCCATGTTTTAAAGTCATTATAAATCTCTTCGCCCAAGTCGTTTTTGCTGACATAGGCTTGGATACGCCCTGTCATGTCGGCAATGGTGACAAAGCTGGCTTTACCCATCACCCGTTTGAGCATGATACGACCGGCGACAGTTACCATGACTTTATCGCTGTTTGCCAATGCTTCTTTGTCTTTATCGGCAAATTGCTGCTGCAAGTCTTGGGCGTAATCTTTGCGTTTGAATTGGTTTGGGTAAGGGTTTTTACCTGCTTGTTTGATTAAATCTAATTTGCTGTGACGTTGTTTGATAAGTTCGTTGACGTCTTGGCTATCTTCCACATGCGCTTCGGTTGCTGCATTTTCAGTTTGGTTTTGCTGTGACATGATGTTTTCCCACAATTTTAGTTACACTATTAAAAGTTAAAATTTTTATGCCAAATGGTAAAAATAAAGTTTTATCCTATTAATCCAACATACCCGTTATTCTTCCCCACTCACCGATGCCATCAAATCGGCTTGGTGCTCACGCAATAGGCTATCAAGCAACTCATCTAAGTCACCCTGCATAATGGCATCGAGTTTGTACAAGGTTAAATTAATACGGTGGTCGGTCATCCGCCCTTGGGGAAAATTATAAGTGCGAATGCGCTCCGAGCGATCACCACTACCGACCAAATTGCGACGCATATCACTTGACGCATCGATTTGTTTTTGTACTTTTTCTTGCTGAATTTTGGATACCAACATTTTCATGGCTTTATCGCGGTTGGCGTGTTGGCTACGCTCTTGCTGACACTCGACCACCGTGCCTGTTGGAATATGGGTAATCCGCACCGCAGAGTCGGTTTTATTGATATGCTGACCACCTGCCCCACTGGCACGATAAGTATCGATACGCAAGTCGGCAGGGTTGATATCTACGGTATCATCAATCTCAACCTCTGGCATCACCGCGACCGTGCAAGCCGAAGTATGTACCCGTCCTTGGCTTTCAGTCTCTGGCACCCGTTGCACCCGGTGTGCACCCGACTCAAATTTTAAGCGACCATACACACCCGTACCCGATACGCGGCTGATGATTTCTTTATAGCCGCCATGCTCACCTTCGTTCTCGGACAATATTTCCACTGTCCAACCTTGGGTTGCCGCATAACGCTCGTACATACGGAACAAATCGCCACTAAAAATTGCCGCTTCATCGCCGCCCGTCCCTGCTCGAATCTCTAAGAAGGCAGGCACTTTATCATTCGGGTCTTTAGGCAGCATCATCACATTGAGCACGTCTTCAAGCGCGTTGATGGTGTCTTTGGCGGCTTGGATTTCTTCTTGCGCCATCTCTTTCATGTCGCCATCACCCGTTGAATCTGACAGCATTTCTTCAGCGGTTGCCAAATCTTCTTCCGCTTGGCGGTATTTGCCCCAGACATCGACCAACGCTGATAAATCACTGTGCTCAACCGATAATTCACGGAATTTTTTGTTGTCATTCATGGTTTCTGGCTCAGACAGCATGGCGGTGACTTCTTCGAAACGGTCAGACATTTGGTCAAGGCGAAAACGTAAAGATTCTTTCATAATGATGGCTTAAAAGTTTTGGCTTAATTTAGGGCTTAAAAGTTTTGGCGCAATGTGCGCTTAAAAACAGAAAATGGCAAAATAATCGGATATTTTGCCACATTTTGGGGGGATTTGCATTAGGTTTACATGATAGAAGCTGATTAATGATTTAGCTGACTGCGTTTTAGCATATTCTTTAAAAATAAAACTAACAGAACTAAACTTAACCAAAACCACCAATTAATCAAAAATTTATCCCAATAAAAAACATCGATTTGTGAGAGTAGCAAATCAATCGGATTGCTTTGTAAACTGTTGACAGGGGATATGCCTTGATGATCTTCAATGAAATAAAAAGGCAGCCCACCAACTAATACTTCATCTGGCATAAATTCCGCAGTATAAGGCGGTATTGGCGGCATTTTATACTCAACAAAAACCGTCAAATAAGTCATCAGTAAACTTATTAGCATAGCTTTTATGATATTTTTAGGGTTTATTTTCATCTTGATTTTCTAATTTGAATAACCCTGCTTAATTAAACTTTTTTGACAATCACTGAGCCAATCGAATACCCGGCACCAAATGAACAAATCACACCCAAATCACCTGACTGCATATTTTCTTGGTGTTTATGAAACACAATCATAGGGCTGGCTGAGCTGGTATTGGCATATTCTGCTAACACCATAGGCGCAATCGATTTATCTGCTTCCTTGCCCAACACGGTGCGTAAAATCAAATCAATCATGTTGGCATTGGCTTGGTGCAGCCACATTTTTTTGAGCTGTTGTGGCTCAATGTGGTTTTTATGGAGTAGTTCAAGGATTAAATTGGACACGGCAGGACACACTTCACGAAATACTTTGCGACCTTCTTGCAAGAACAATTTGTCGGTCACAGGCGCGTCGATATCAGGATACATCGGCGTGCCAGCGGCTAAAAATTCACTGCGATCCAAAAAGCCGTATTCATTTTTAATATTGGTTGAAAACTGGGTAAACAGATGGCTATCTAAAATTTCATAGCCTTTGGGTGTGGCTGTTTTTTCGTCAATCTCTTCGATAATCGTCGCCGTTGCCACATCCCCAAAGATAAAGTGGCTGTCACGGTTGCGCCAGTTGAGGTGCGCTGAGGTAATTTCGATATTGACCATGGCGACACGTTTGGCGGTGCCAGATTTAATCAGACCGACCGCTTGGGCGATA from Moraxella osloensis carries:
- the secB gene encoding protein-export chaperone SecB, with the translated sequence MADEQNLPQLALERIYVKDMSLEVPGADVFTREWQPELDINLSSAAEKLDDDHYQVVLTVNVTANNGGETAFIAEVHQAGIFMLQNISEEQLGAILGAYCPNVLFPYAREVVSDIVTRGSFPQLLLAPVNFDQAYQQTLEQGN
- the rsgA gene encoding ribosome small subunit-dependent GTPase A; protein product: MALIRKRKLTDQQTRRIQKQQKSQQVLDDAQLMDGIVVANFGKQLEVQATSLPQTLPEKPIVAADEPEPFWQPITLHSVWRCHTRTNLPLIATGDKVRFVADPNTGLGRIEAIYDRQSIINRPDRYHKLKPIAANVDILAVVFAPLPLPSAQLIDRYLVACHHSGITPLLILNKADLLADDSHSEVTELLSAYQQLGYATLVTQSNGDLTELKNTVAGKNVIFAGQSGVGKSSLVNQLLPAAGQSVNEISTISQLGQHTTTTSRFLAFDPMALSKGAIIDTPGIREYGLWHLTPDDILQGFIELAPLAPYCRFRDCKHTESTPNCAMWQAVTEGQVLARRVDNLVLLQQEAASKDF
- the orn gene encoding oligoribonuclease; amino-acid sequence: MAVDKKHLIWIDLEMTGLDTLNDTIIEIATIVTDSELNILAEGPVFAIHTPDIVLNSMDDWNTRQHGQSGLIDRIRRSNVTMAQAESETIAFLSKYVESGRSPMCGNSICQDRRFLARQMPTLERFFHYRNLDVSTVKELAYRWRPDILSSFEKKGNHLALDDIRDSIRELRHYKAHFFKFIG
- a CDS encoding pteridine reductase — encoded protein: MMLNQAAMSKVSNHRVACVTGGAKRIGRALVLALHQANYNIIIHYHTSESEAIELVDYCNAIRPQSAKSVQGDLEDFETLPQLTWRIINSFGRLDCLVHNASRFYPTPFGQISQQDWQNLFLTNAQTPLFISQYLYPYLKKSQGCIISILDIHANGKPFGGYTVYNMAKAAHQMMVQSLAIELAPDIRVNGIAPGINILPMEGTEQALTAETIEKICHAVPLKRIGTPQDIAQVAVFLAAAPYITGQIIAVDGGRGLTLAGNESR
- a CDS encoding rhodanese-like domain-containing protein; the protein is MERWFEFMGHHPFLFGTMFVLIVLFFMLENKRGGKKINPNAVGLMVNNQNAQLIDIRPRKDFEKGYIKGSRNIPFTELKNHVDALRSADHPIIIVCQMGMTAGTAVAMIGNDNVYRLDGGITNWQAAGLPLVVEKTVPGKTK
- a CDS encoding S1C family serine protease is translated as MTDPRSDKPLETPPVLPPTYRKPSKFTLILPWILLLLVLLAGLWMITKPQLPWQKNQAMVASQPSWQPPKSEPVDTKKLGDNPNAAVASYHNAVAVAAQSVVNIYTTQKIEEHPYMNDPMMRRYFEYHGIPNGESDNTNLGSGVIISQDGYIVTNSHVISKADNIIVMLNDGRKATAKVIGNDVESDLAVIKVDLTGLKPLGFREQSTQVGDVVLAIGNPFGVGQTVTQGIISATGRTGLGINTVEDFIQTDAAINPGNSGGALVDAYGQLVGINTAIFSRSGGSMGIGFAIPTEIVKLVMNGIIKDGKVRRGWLGIELQSSMKDPTKLGDDTQGVEVMNVMPDGPAAKAGLQKGDIITAMDNKPVDDANTLIQMVARKAPNSVVNLQVMRNKAQSSVNVTLGERQPQEALTELPTSQNFDQNNDSANQNGASNEDDIPAELMELLKKHH
- the prfA gene encoding peptide chain release factor 1, producing the protein MKESLRFRLDQMSDRFEEVTAMLSEPETMNDNKKFRELSVEHSDLSALVDVWGKYRQAEEDLATAEEMLSDSTGDGDMKEMAQEEIQAAKDTINALEDVLNVMMLPKDPNDKVPAFLEIRAGTGGDEAAIFSGDLFRMYERYAATQGWTVEILSENEGEHGGYKEIISRVSGTGVYGRLKFESGAHRVQRVPETESQGRVHTSACTVAVMPEVEIDDTVDINPADLRIDTYRASGAGGQHINKTDSAVRITHIPTGTVVECQQERSQHANRDKAMKMLVSKIQQEKVQKQIDASSDMRRNLVGSGDRSERIRTYNFPQGRMTDHRINLTLYKLDAIMQGDLDELLDSLLREHQADLMASVSGEE
- the lysS gene encoding lysine--tRNA ligase, encoding MSQQNQTENAATEAHVEDSQDVNELIKQRHSKLDLIKQAGKNPYPNQFKRKDYAQDLQQQFADKDKEALANSDKVMVTVAGRIMLKRVMGKASFVTIADMTGRIQAYVSKNDLGEEIYNDFKTWDIGDIIGVTGYVFRTNTGELSVHATEVQLLTKSLRPLPDKFHGLSDTEARYRSRHLDLMTNEDSRNAFIIRSKVIAGIREYMLNERYMEVETPMMHVIPGGAVARPFVTHHNALDMPLFLRIAPELYLKRLVVGGFERVFEINRNFRNEGVSARHNPEFTMIEFYQAYADYEDLMKLTENMFEKLANDILGTTEIDYQGEAISFKAPFERLPMTKAIEKYADNFDMSKIADRDYLADYAKNVLKQDVKDIFGIGKLQTIIFEETAETKLRQPTFITEYPAETSPLARRNDDNSEITDRFELFIGGREIANGFSELNDPIDQAERFKQQVAEKDAGDDEAMHYDAEFIEALSYGLPPTAGEGIGIDRLVMLFTNAPSIRDVILFPHMRRKDV
- the grxC gene encoding glutaredoxin 3, producing MAMVKIYTTPTCPYCMQAKMLLKNKGQAFEEVNMYDVTAEERQALAQKTNNYRTVPQIFIDDNFIGGYDQLAGLERQGKLDGLLAD
- a CDS encoding beta-ketoacyl-ACP synthase III is translated as MSICITATGLYTPPYSISNEELVTTFNQYVDNYNAKNADAIARGEKTALVHSTAEFIEKASGIKSRYVMEKDGILNPDIMAPVIPYRKLGEEMSIMAEMGLDALKQALNNAGLQGKDLDGIIVACSNFQRVYPAIAIEIQQYIGMQGGFGFDMNVACSAATFGIAQAVGLIKSGTAKRVAMVNIEITSAHLNWRNRDSHFIFGDVATATIIEEIDEKTATPKGYEILDSHLFTQFSTNIKNEYGFLDRSEFLAAGTPMYPDIDAPVTDKLFLQEGRKVFREVCPAVSNLILELLHKNHIEPQQLKKMWLHQANANMIDLILRTVLGKEADKSIAPMVLAEYANTSSASPMIVFHKHQENMQSGDLGVICSFGAGYSIGSVIVKKV